In Beijerinckia indica subsp. indica ATCC 9039, the genomic window GGCGGCAGCCCAGCATGGCCTGCGTGTCATGGGCATCGAACATTTCCAGCAGCAGACGCTGGCCGCCGCCGCCCAGAAGATCGCCTCGCTCGGCGACCAGATCGATACACTTTTCATTCCCGAACAAGCCGATGCCATGGCGACTATGTCGCAAGCTTTGACGACGGCGGGTATCAACTCAAAAAAGGTGCAGATTCTCGGCACTGGCCTGTGGAACGACGCGCGTGTCCTGAAGCTGCCCGCTTTGCAGGGCGCCTGGTTCGCGGCGCCTGAAAACGGCGGCTTCAATGCTTTCGCCGAACGCTATCGGGCAAAATTCGGCAGCGATCCGACCCGCATCGCTACCTTGAGCTATGACGCGGTATCGCTAGCCGCGGCGCTCGCCCATACGCAGGGCGCGCAACGCTACAGCGATAGCGTATTGATCAATCGCTCCGGCTTCAACGGGGCCGACGGCCTCTTCCGCTTCCGCCCGGATGGCCAGAACGATCGCGGCCTCGCCGTGCTGCAGATCAATAATGGCACGGCCATCCCGATGAGCCCGGCCCCCAAATCCTTCAGCGGTACCCCCTCGGCGACGTGATTCCATCGGGTCATGAAGGATGACCGATTGGACACACTCAAAAAATGTCGAAAACGAAACCACGGGTCGCGACCCGCGACCTTGGGTATGAGACCCTTGCGCTTCAGACGCGATGCTCTCGATCCAGAAATTAGAGCATCGGACTTTCAAATTGAATCCTGTCCGATGCTCTATCTTTCTGTAAACGCATCAGATTAGTCCCAAAAGTGGGAGCCACTTTTGGGTCTGATGCTCTAGAGCAATTTGTTTGAACGTTGAATCGTTTGGCTTTGCTTGGGGTGTTTTTTGTGATTCCTCCCGTCGAGGAGGATTTTGCCATGCCAGCTCCCCTTTCGCTTGACCTGCGGCGTCATTTCCAGCGTCTCATTGAAGAGGGCCTGAGTGCGCGCGAAGCGGCCAGGCGCCTGATGATCTCCGCGGCGACGGGCGCGCGGCTTGCCCTCAAGGTCCGACGTGGGGAAAGCCTCGCTGCCGTCAAATGCGGATGTCCCACAGGGCGGGGTAAGCTGGAGCCCTACAAGTCCTTCCTCATCGAACTGGTCACACAAGACCCCGATATCACGCTATTCGAACTGCGCGACGCCCTGGCCCATGCCGAGGGCGTTCAGGTCCATTATTCGGCGATTTCCCGGGCTTTGAAAAGGCTTGGCTTCACATACAAAAAAAGGCGCTGGTCGCCGACGAACAGCGCCGCGCCGATATCGTCGAAGCGCGCGCCGACTGGACAGAGCGTCGCCAGCCGTTCATGCAGCAGCGGCCCGAGCGGCTGGTGTTCATCGACGAAACCTGCGTCAAGACCAACCTGACAAGGATCAGAGGCCGCGCACGCCGGGGCCAGCGTCTGCATGGGACTGCACCCTTCGGCAAGTGGCACACCCAGACCTTCATTGCCGGGCTGACCGGGAACGCCCTGATCGCCCCCTGGGTCATCGATGGCGCCATGAACGGCGCTGCCTTCGACATCTACATCGAAACCCAGCTCGCGCCGCTGCTCGCTCCCGGCACCGTGGTCATCCTCGACAATCTCAGCACGCACCGCAGTCCGCCGAGGCGCTGAAGGCCAAGGGATGCTGGTTTCTGTTCCTGCCCGCCTACAGCCCCGATCTGAACCCCATCGAAATGGCCTTCGCCAAGCTGAAAGCTCACCTCCGCCGCATCGGCGCCAGGACATTCGACCAACTCTGCCAAGCGCTCGCAGACATCTGCGACCTTTTCACCCCCCAGGAATGCTGGAACTTTTTCAAACACGCCGGATACGTATCAACGTAAATGCAAAGTACTCTAGCCTCGGGTCGGAGGCGGATCATCCGGCGTGACCGGTCGCTGAACCGGGGCTTTGGCAGGAGGAGCATCCTTCTCCTTTGCTTCCTCCGGCTTTGTCTCCACGCTTGGAGGCACGTTTTCCGCCCTGGGCTTTGACCCGGTCGATGATTGCGGCTTTTCGCCAAGTGGCCGGTTCTCCATCAGAGCCCCGGTCGTCGCATCAAAGATCACGCGATGCCTGCGGCCGTTCGGCTCCGTGGCCGCTATAATATAGATCTTGTCCTTGCGGCGCGGAGCCGCGATCTGGCGCAGGCCGAGACGCTCGAGATGACGCTCGATTGTCGCCAAAACGCCCTCCCCGTGGCCACCCGTTCTGCCGCTCGATGGCCTCGGAACGCTGGACCGGCGACGCGATGGGCCGTCATAAAAGGGAGCCTCCGGCGGTTCCCACGGGCCACTTTGCGGTCCGCCCCAGAGGCCGCCGCTATCATAGGGCATGTCGCCATCATAAGGGGAGCCATAATCATAGGGCCCGCCATAAGCACGGGGACCGTAAAAAAATTGCGCTTCGGCAGCCGTGCTGGCGGCAAGGCCCGAAAGCGCAAAAGCCAGGAAAAATCTCCGAAAGGAATGGACGGAAGGCGGACGGAAAGGCCGCAAGCTCGTGTCACCCCTGTCCGTGTCCCGCATGTTTCGTCCTTCAGTCCATCACGGGGTCGAATGTCCACCCCTTAATGATAGCCTTCTCCCACCCGAAGACGGCCCCGAAATGTCCAATAAACGAAGATTGTATAACCCAAGATGACCGGCAAGAGGATACTGACGCCGATGAGCATGAATTTCAGGGATTCAGGCGCGCCGGCGGCCTGCCAGAGATCGATCGAGTGCGGCACCAGATAGGGATAAGCAGAAATAGCAAGACCCGCGAAACAGAGTAGAAAAATCCCCACCACGCCGAAGAACGGGATGAAATCATCGCCCCGCCGCAGAGCGCGAAAAACGAGAAACGCCAGAGCCCCCGTCGCGGCCGGCAAAGGCCAGAGATAGAAAATATTAGGCGTCGAGAACCAACGCTCCGCGATCGCTGGATAGCGCAAGGGTGTCCAGATGCTTACCACGGCCGCGCAGAAGACGACGGCCAGCAGAAAGGGGAGCGCGAGGCGGCGCGCATGAGCAGCCAACCCACCTGAGGTCTTCATCAACAGCCAGCAGCAGGCAAGCAGCCCATAACCCGCGACGAGGCCAAATCCGCACAAGAGCGCAAAAGGGGAGAACCAATCGAAGGGACCGCCGGCAAAGGCATTGTCCTTGACCGTAATGCCCTGGATCAGACCGCCCAGCACGAATCCCTGCGCCAAGGCGGCAAGCGTCGATCCCCCGGCAAAGGCGACATCCCAGAATCCGTGCCAGGGCTTTGCCGCCCAGCGAAATTCAAAGGCGACGCCACGCAGGATCAAGGCGAGCAGCATCAGGATGATCGGAATATAGAGCGCCGGCATGATGATCGAATAGGCGAGCGGAAAGGCGGCGAGCAGACCGCCGCCCCCTAAAACCAGCCAGGTTTCATTCCCGTCCCAGAAAGGCGCGACGGAGGACATCATGTCATCGCGCGCGGTCTCGTCCCGTGTCGTGAAGAAGAGAATGCCGAGACCGAGATCGAATCCATCGAGAATGACATAGAGGCCAACGGCGGTGGCCAGAATGCCGGCCCAGATCAACGGCAGATACGGTTCCAAGCCGGTCATGTCATTCTCTCCCAACGAACATCCCAGAAACAGCCGGTTGTTGATTTAATCACTCAGACTTCTCGCAGCACCGGACAGAGGACGGGACGGCAGGCCTGTTTCGGCGCCAACGACATGAGGTGTCGGCCCCGCATTGATCAGCCGGTTGATGAAATAGATCCCCGCCGAAAACACGACACCATAGACAAGGACGAAGAGCGCCAGCGAAACCAGAACCGTGTGCATCGTCAAAGGAGAAGCGGCATCGGCGCTACGCAGAAAACCGGTCACGACCCACGGCTGGCGACCAATTTCCGTCACCATCCAACCGGAGATGATGGCGAGAAAACCAACCGGCCAGACATTGGCGGCGATGCGCAAGAACAGCCTGTTCCGCATCAGGTCCCCACGCCACCACAAAAATACCCCCCAGGCGACAAATCCGAGCATGGCGAAACCGATACCGACCATGAAACGAAAGGCAAAGAAGACTTGTGGCACCGGCGGACGATCGGCCGGAGCGAAATCCTTCAGACTGGGAAAACGGCCGGCCCAGGAATGGGTGACGATCAGGCTGCCGATATGCGGCAAGGAAAGCGCGTAATCATTGGTCTCAGTCTTTTGGTTCGGCCAACCAAAGAGGATCAAGGGCACGCCCGCTCCTTCCTCTTCATTTTCCCAATGGCCCTCGATCGCCGCGAGCTTGGCCGGCTGATATTCCGCCGTCTTGAGGCCATGCATATCACCGATGAGAATCTGCAAGGGCACCAGCACCACGGCGAGGCCAAGTCCCATGCGCAGCATCGTTTTCGCATGATCGGGAAAGCGGCCCGCGAGAGCAAAACGGGCGCCGACAGCCACGACGACAAAGGCGGTCGTGATATAGGCCGCGGTCACCATATGAGCGAAACGCAAGGGAAAAGTCGGACTGAAGATGATCCGCAGCCAATCGAGGGGAAAGGCGATGCCCTCTCGCATTTCATGGCCGACCGGGAATTGCATCCAGGAATTGGCCGCGAGAATCCAGAAGGCGGAAATCGCTGTGCCGATGGCCACCATGATCGAGGCGGTCAGATGCAACCAGCCCGGCACGCGCCCCGCCCCGAACAGCATGATGCCGAGAAAGGTCGCCTCCAGAAAGAAGGCGGTCAGCACCTCATAGGCCATCAAGGGGCCGATAATATTGCCGGCAACGGTGGAGAAACGGCTCCAATTGGTGCCGAATTGATAGGAAAGGACGACGCCCGAAACGACGCCCATGGCGAAAGAAATGGCAAAGATCTTGGTCCAGAACCGCGCCAGTTCAAGATCCTGGCTACGGCCAGTGATCGCGTGACGCGCCAGCAAAACCGCAATGAAGGCGGAAAGGCCAATCGTGAAGGATGGAAAAATAATGTGGAAAGTAATGGTGAAGGCAAATTGCAGACGACTCAAAAGGACGGGGTCGAAAGCCATTACACGCTCCCTCTCTCATGTTCTCGTTTGCTTGCCATTCTTGGCCGCGGCACCATCCGCCACTAACCAACCCCTCGCTCATTTTGCACAAGAACGATGATCAAGCCAGTTGATTTCTGACTCAGAAGCTCAAGTCGGATTTTTTTGCTTCGTGCCGGAAAGAATGTCTTTCATTATCGCATCAGCTTAAACAAAACCATGCGACTTTTTAGCAAAGCTTGGCCTCCTAGGCGATCTATACACATCAATATTGTACAGATAATAAAATATTATTATCTCAATAACATGAAAGTTATGCATTGAAATTGAAAATACGGATTTCATATGTAAATTCGATTGGCGCTTCGCCTTCGACGCTTCATCATTGATGCTTCACTGACCCATAATGCAAAAGGCCCGCCGGAAGAGGCGGGCCTTAGCAAAAA contains:
- the cydB gene encoding cytochrome d ubiquinol oxidase subunit II → MTGLEPYLPLIWAGILATAVGLYVILDGFDLGLGILFFTTRDETARDDMMSSVAPFWDGNETWLVLGGGGLLAAFPLAYSIIMPALYIPIILMLLALILRGVAFEFRWAAKPWHGFWDVAFAGGSTLAALAQGFVLGGLIQGITVKDNAFAGGPFDWFSPFALLCGFGLVAGYGLLACCWLLMKTSGGLAAHARRLALPFLLAVVFCAAVVSIWTPLRYPAIAERWFSTPNIFYLWPLPAATGALAFLVFRALRRGDDFIPFFGVVGIFLLCFAGLAISAYPYLVPHSIDLWQAAGAPESLKFMLIGVSILLPVILGYTIFVYWTFRGRLRVGEGYH
- a CDS encoding cytochrome ubiquinol oxidase subunit I gives rise to the protein MAFDPVLLSRLQFAFTITFHIIFPSFTIGLSAFIAVLLARHAITGRSQDLELARFWTKIFAISFAMGVVSGVVLSYQFGTNWSRFSTVAGNIIGPLMAYEVLTAFFLEATFLGIMLFGAGRVPGWLHLTASIMVAIGTAISAFWILAANSWMQFPVGHEMREGIAFPLDWLRIIFSPTFPLRFAHMVTAAYITTAFVVVAVGARFALAGRFPDHAKTMLRMGLGLAVVLVPLQILIGDMHGLKTAEYQPAKLAAIEGHWENEEEGAGVPLILFGWPNQKTETNDYALSLPHIGSLIVTHSWAGRFPSLKDFAPADRPPVPQVFFAFRFMVGIGFAMLGFVAWGVFLWWRGDLMRNRLFLRIAANVWPVGFLAIISGWMVTEIGRQPWVVTGFLRSADAASPLTMHTVLVSLALFVLVYGVVFSAGIYFINRLINAGPTPHVVGAETGLPSRPLSGAARSLSD